From the genome of Aquila chrysaetos chrysaetos chromosome 12, bAquChr1.4, whole genome shotgun sequence, one region includes:
- the LOC115349250 gene encoding calcyclin-binding protein: MAAAREELQKDLEEVKELLTKATRKRLRDVLMTEKHKLELEIKNQPPLKPKDAAEEEKSSLGGYTVKINNYGWDQSDKFIKIYISLNGVQKLPAENVQVNFTERSFDLLVKNLNGKNYTMTFNNLLKPISVEGSSRKIKTDMVLVMCRKKREEKWECLTQVEKESKEKEKAAYDTSDPSEGLMNLLKKMYAEGDDEMKRTINKAWVESREKQSKGDIPMDI, from the exons ATGGCTGCAGCGCGCGAGGAG ttACAGAAAGATTTGGAAGAGGTTAAAGAATTGCTTACGAAAGCGACGAGGAAGCGACTTCGTGATGTCCTGATGACAGAGAAACATAAGCTAGAGCTAGAAATCAAGAATCAGCCTCCACTGAAGCCAAAAgatgcagcagaggaagaaaagtccTCTCTGGGAGGGTatacagtgaaaataaacaattaTG GTTGGGATCAGTCAGATAAGTTTATTAAGATTTACATCTCTTTAAATGGAGTCCAGAAGCTTCCAGCTGAGAACGTGCAGGTGAATTTTACAGAGAG GTCATTCGATCTGCTAGTGAAGAATCTGAATGGGAAGAACTACACCATGACCTTCAACAACCTCCTGAAGCCTATCTCTGTGGAAGGCAGCTCTAGAAAG ATAAAGACGGACATGGTCCTTGTGATGTGTAGGAAGAAGCGGGAGGAAAAATGGGAATGTCTCACtcaagtggaaaaagaaagcaaagagaaaga GAAGGCTGCCTACGACACCTCAGATCCTAGTGAAGGGCTTAtgaaccttttaaaaaagatgtatGCAGAAGGGGATGATGAAATGAAGCGCACCATCAACAAGGCCTGGgttgaaagcagagaaaagcaatcCAAAGGGGACATACCAATGGATATTTGA